The following nucleotide sequence is from Rhizobium etli CFN 42.
CTGGACAAGAGGAACGCGCTGAAGAAACGCTCAGCCTTGAACAGTTGCTTGGACAAAACGTCGACCAGAGTTTCGCTTCCTTCGAACAACAGTTCGCCGACCTGAGGCAGACACTAGCCGAATTCGGCAGCCCGGAAAGTTCGAAATAAATCACGCAGCCGTATCAGGAGTCTCCGCGATGCTTCGGTTGTCACCAGAAGACTCTATTTTGCTGATCACCTGCCGGGCCTACCTACGACCCGAGGATGAAGAGCGTTTGGTCCGTCTCTGCAAGGGTAAGCGACAAGCAGACCCCATCTGGCGAAGCAGCTTAGCGGTCGGCTATCGGTAGCGGACACGATGAACTGCTGTGAGCTTCTATGTCTGCGCCTAGCTCTGGAACTAGAACTTTTCATATGATCGAGGCTGTTGCGGACCGATTTGAGGGCGCGCCTCGGCAGCTTCGGCGGCGCTGGTCGGACGATTTTAAAGCGCGTGCAGTTGCAGAGGCACTCGAGCCTGGCTCGAGCGTGTCAGCGATCGCACGTCGGCTTGATATCCATCCGTCACAACTGTTTGGCTGGCGTCGCGCCGCCCTGGGCTCTCACAAGGAGAACATAGCGCCGATCGGTCATAAGGCAGTCACGCCATCTGCCGACGGCGCGATAATCGAAGTTCTGATTGGCGATGTCGTCGTGCGCGCTCCCGCCGATGTGGACGAAGCTCATCTGCAGCGTGTCATCCGGGCAGTTCGCTCAGCATGATCCCCGCAGGTGTAAAGGTCTTCCTCGCCAGTCACCCCATCGACTTTCGTAAAGGGCCGGACAGTTTGCTGTCGCTGGTGCGCGACGCCGGCAGTGATCCGTTCAATGGCTCGCTTTATGTCTTCCGGGCGAAGCGGGCGGACCGGGTCAAGATCGTCTGGTGGGATGGATCAGGGGTCTGCCTCTATTCCAAGCGGTTGGAGAAGGCGCAGTTCTGCTGGCCGCGGATCGGCCACAACCGGGTGCAGCTCAATCACGCTCAGCTCATGGCGCTCGTTGACGGCATGGACTGGAAACGGGTGCGCTCAGTGGCGGTGAAGCCGCCGGAGATTGTTGGGTAAAGGGCTGCGGCGAAGTGAATCAACCGCCTGAAAAGGCAGGAAAACCGGAGCAAATTGTGCTCTGGTAGGCCTCATGACGCCGCCCGATCTACAGCTCCCGGATGATGTAGAGACCCTGAAAGCCATGGTCCTTGCCATGGCCGAGAAGGCAGCGCGCACCGATGCTCTCGAGAGCGAGGTCGCAGACCTGAAAGCCAGAAACGCCGATGCCGACGAACGCATCGAGCGACTGACCCAGATCCTGAAAGCCTTCGATCGCGCCCGCTTCGGCCGGCAATCGGAAAAGCTCGGCTCTCCGGGCATCGATGATGAGCAGCAGGCTTTTGTCTTCGAGGAAATCGAGACCGGTATCTCGGCAATCCGAGCCAAGGTAAACAAGGGTGCCGCTGATCCCGATGCGAAACGTGCACCCCGGCCGCGCAAGGGCTTTGCACCTCATCTGGAACGAGTCGAAGTGGTGATCGAGCCGGATGAACTGCACGAACACATCGGCAAACAGAAGGTGCTGATCGGAGAAGACGTCTCGGAGCGACTGGACGTCGTGCCGGCGAAGTTCCGCGTCATCGTCACCCGGCGGCCGAAGTATGCCTTCAAGAACGAAGACGGCGTCATCCAGGCAGCCGCGCCCGCGCACATCATCGAGGGTGGCATTCCAACGGAAGCGCTTCTCGCCCAGATCGCTGTCTCGAAGTATGCAGATGGCCTTCCGCTCTATCGACAGGAGGCAATCTATGCACGCGACAAGGTTGAGCTTGACCGGAAGCTGATGGCCCAATGGATGGGCAAGCTCGGCTACGAGCTCGATATCCTGGCCGACTACATCCTCGCCGAGATCAAGAAGGCTGAGCGCATCTTTGCGGACGAGACGACATTGCCAACGCTCGCGCCCGGATCCGGATCGGCAAAGACAGCCTGGCTATGGGCTTATGCGAGGGATGATAGACCCTTTGGCGGTAGTGGCCCGCCGATGGTCGCCTATCGCTTCGAAGATAGCCGCGCTGGCGATCGCGTCGCCCGGCATCTGAATGGCTATCGCGGTATCCTTCAGGTGGACGGGCATGGTGCCTACAACAAGCTTGCCCGATCTGACGGCGGCAATGACGGCGTGATGCTGGCCGGCTGCTGGTCCCATAGCAGGCGCAAGTTCTACGAACTCCACGCCTCGGACAGCTCCAAGATAGCCAGCGAGACGGTGGAATTGATGGCAAAGCTCTGGGAGGTGGAAGCGGCGGCCCGGGGGCAGAGCCCTGACGCGCGTGTCGCGGCACGTCAGGCGACATCTGCTGCAGTTGTCACTGAGCTCTTCGCCCTGTGGCAAAAGACCCTGCCGCGGATCTCCGGCAAGTCGAAGCTCGCAGAAGCGATCCGCTATGCCACCTCGCGTCGCTCCATCTTCGAACGCTTCCTTACCGACGGCCGCATCGAGCTCGACAGCAACATCGTTGAGCGTGCCATCAGGCCCCAGACGATCACGAGAAAGAACAGTCTCTTCGCCGGCAGCGATGGCGGTGGAAGGACCTGGGCGACTATCGCCACGCTCCTTCAGACGGCGAAGATGAACAACGTGGACCCGCAGGCTTGGCTCACCCAAACACTTGAGCGGATCGCCAACGGCTGGCCGAGCAGCGATCTCGATGCACTCATGCCGTGGAATTACGCGCGCTGAACGGTCTCAGCTTGCCGTTTACCTGCAAGGAGCCTGTCAACTGGCCCTATGTGGTATGGCGCGCCGAGCATAATCGGACGGTGCCGCTGCTTGAGAATCACTTGCGCCGCCTCGATTTGTTGACACTATTGCCTACTGAGGCGGCGCATTACGTTCAGTGCTGGACTGTCATGTCAAAGGTCAGGTCCGCACTCGAATTTCGCAATCTGCCAGAAATCATGGATGCGCTGGATCGGGCCGGCATCGCCTGGTTCCTGGT
It contains:
- a CDS encoding transposase; protein product: MIEAVADRFEGAPRQLRRRWSDDFKARAVAEALEPGSSVSAIARRLDIHPSQLFGWRRAALGSHKENIAPIGHKAVTPSADGAIIEVLIGDVVVRAPADVDEAHLQRVIRAVRSA
- the tnpB gene encoding IS66 family insertion sequence element accessory protein TnpB (TnpB, as the term is used for proteins encoded by IS66 family insertion elements, is considered an accessory protein, since TnpC, encoded by a neighboring gene, is a DDE family transposase.); the protein is MIPAGVKVFLASHPIDFRKGPDSLLSLVRDAGSDPFNGSLYVFRAKRADRVKIVWWDGSGVCLYSKRLEKAQFCWPRIGHNRVQLNHAQLMALVDGMDWKRVRSVAVKPPEIVG
- a CDS encoding IS66-like element ISRel15 family transposase encodes the protein MTPPDLQLPDDVETLKAMVLAMAEKAARTDALESEVADLKARNADADERIERLTQILKAFDRARFGRQSEKLGSPGIDDEQQAFVFEEIETGISAIRAKVNKGAADPDAKRAPRPRKGFAPHLERVEVVIEPDELHEHIGKQKVLIGEDVSERLDVVPAKFRVIVTRRPKYAFKNEDGVIQAAAPAHIIEGGIPTEALLAQIAVSKYADGLPLYRQEAIYARDKVELDRKLMAQWMGKLGYELDILADYILAEIKKAERIFADETTLPTLAPGSGSAKTAWLWAYARDDRPFGGSGPPMVAYRFEDSRAGDRVARHLNGYRGILQVDGHGAYNKLARSDGGNDGVMLAGCWSHSRRKFYELHASDSSKIASETVELMAKLWEVEAAARGQSPDARVAARQATSAAVVTELFALWQKTLPRISGKSKLAEAIRYATSRRSIFERFLTDGRIELDSNIVERAIRPQTITRKNSLFAGSDGGGRTWATIATLLQTAKMNNVDPQAWLTQTLERIANGWPSSDLDALMPWNYAR